Within Streptomyces coeruleoprunus, the genomic segment AGGCGCTCGCGGCCGCGGCTCCGGACGGCCTTCATGTCGAGCTGATCGACGGGAGGGTCATTGTGACCCCGGCTCCTGATGGCGACCACGACGAGAACGTGATGTCTGTCGGAGACCAGATCAGAGAGCGCTTCCCGGCTCTGCGCATGTATCAGGAACGCGGGCTCTCGGTTGCCGCCTACCGGGCCGGCCGGGCGCGCGTCGATGGCGCCGTGGCGCCGGCCGGGTACTTCCGCGGCCAGCCCTCGTGGTCGGACCCGTCCGGAGTCCTGATGGTTCTCGAGGTCACCTCGGGCCGGGAGGAGGACGCCGACGTCGACCGCACCGACAAGCGCGACGCCTACGCCCAGGCCGGGCTCCCCGTGTACCTCCTCATCGACCGGCACCGCGGTGAGGCAGTGGTGCACTGGGAGCCCGAGGGTGGTCGCTACCGGCACGAGTCGCGCGCCGTGTTCGGATCGAAGCTGGCACTGCCCGAGCCGTTCGGCTTCGACCTCGACACGTCCGAACTGGCCTGAGTCAGCCCAGCGTCACCGTCACGCCCTCGCGGGCCGAGCGGCGGGCGGCTTCCAGGACGTCGAGGGCCCTGGCGGCCTCCTCGGCGGTGACCGGGGGAGGCGTGCCGTCGCGGAGGGCGGTGGCGATCTCCGCGTAGTACGCCGGGTAGTCGCCCGGCACCGTCGGGACCGGGCGGCCGCCGCCCGTCAGCGGGGACTGGCCCGCGCCGACCCTGCCCCACATCGCCTCGGGCTCCGCGCCCCACTCCTGGCCCGCCACCGGGCGGGCGCCCTCGCGCAGGGCGCCCTCCTGCGGGTCGAGGCCGTACTTCACGAAGCCGCTGCGCGAGCCCAGCACCCGGAAGCGCGGGCCCAGCTGCGCGGCCGTGGCGCTCATGTACAGGTGCGAGCGCACCCCGTTCGCGTGCGTCAGCGCGATGAACGTGTCGTCGTCCGCCTCCGCGCCCTCGCGCCGTACGTCGCACTCGGCGTACACGCGCACGGCCGGGCCGAAGAGCTCCAGCGCCTGGTCGACGACATGGCTGCCCAGGTCGTACAGCAGCCCGCCGATCTCCTCCGGCGTGCCGGACTCGCGCCAGCCGCCCTTCAGTCGCGGCCGCCAGCGCTCGAAGCGCGACTCGAAGCGCTGGACCTCGCCCAGCTCGCCCGTCCCCAGCAGGGCCCGCAGGGTCAGGAAGTCGTTGTCCCAGCGGCGGTTCTGGAACACCGAGAGGAGCAGGCCCCGCTCCTCCGCCAGCGCGGCCAGCGAGCGCGCCTCCGCCGCCGTGCCCGCGACCGGCTTGTCGACCACGACCGGCAGCCCGGCCTCCAGCGCGGCCCTCGCCAGCGGGACGTGCGTCTTGTTGGGCGACGCGATCACGATCAGGTCCAGCTCGCCGGCCCTCGGCCACAGCTCGTCCGCCGAGGCGGCGAGGCGTACGTCCGGGAACTCGGCGCGGGCCTGCCGCTGCCGCTCCTCGTTCGACGTGACGACCGTGTCGAGCACCATGCCGGGGGTGGCGGCGATCAGGGGCGCGTGGAAGACGGAGCCCGCGAGGCCGTAGCCGACGAGTCCGACGCGGAGCGGGGTGAGGGGAGCAGCAGCCATACCCGCTACTTAAGCAACGCTGTTGCGTTAGTGCAAGGCGGGCCAGGACAATGGATGCGTGAACCTCACCGCGCTGCGCAGCCACAACACCGCCCTCGTGCTGGACCTGCTCCGCACGGCGGGCGAGGGCGGTATCAGCCGGCTGGAGCTGGCCGAGCGCACCGGGCTCACCCCGCAGGCCGTCAGCAAGATCACCGCCCGCCTCCGCGCGGAGGGCCTGGCCGCCGACGCGGGACGCCGCGCCTCCACGGGCGGCAAGCCCCGCACCCTCCTGCGCCTCGTCCCCGGCGCCGCCCACGCCGTGGGCCTCCACCTCGACCGGGACGAGCTGACCGCGGTCCTCGTCGACCTCGCGGGTGTCACCGTCGCCGCACGCACCACCCCTCTGGACCTCGGGGCCGGCGCCGACGCGGTGGTGGACGTGGCGGTGGGGGCGGTGCGTGCGGTGGCGGGCGCGGTGCGGGGTGTCGGAGGCGGGGTGGCGGGCGCGGTGCGGGGCGTCGAAGGCGGGGTGGCGGGTGCGGTGCGGGGTGTCGGAGGCGGGGTGGCTGACGTGGGGGCCGTGTCCGTGCACGGCGCGTCCGACCCGCCGGCCGCACTCCTCGCCCGTACCGTCCTCGGTGTCGGCGTCGCCATGCCCGGTCCCCTCGACCACGCCACCGGTGTGCCGCACCGCGTGACCGGCTTCCCCCAGTGGGACGGCTACCCGCTGCGCGACGCGCTGGCCGCGCGCCTGGGCGGCGGGCTGCCCGTGGCGCTCGACAAGGACACGAACGCCGCCGCCCTGGGCCTCGCGCTGAAGGGCGCGGCCGGGGACTCGTTCGTGTACGTCCACCTCGGCACGGGCCTGGGCGCCGGCCTCGTGCTGGGCGGCGCGCTCCACCGGGGCGCACGGACCGGCGCGGGCGAGTTCGGCCACCAGACCATCCAGCTCGACGGCCCCGTGTGCGGCTGCGGCGGGCGCGGCTGCCTGGAGGCCCTGTGCCTCGCCGCCGTCGCG encodes:
- a CDS encoding Uma2 family endonuclease, translating into MTVAQTEVPLDEFEALAAAAPDGLHVELIDGRVIVTPAPDGDHDENVMSVGDQIRERFPALRMYQERGLSVAAYRAGRARVDGAVAPAGYFRGQPSWSDPSGVLMVLEVTSGREEDADVDRTDKRDAYAQAGLPVYLLIDRHRGEAVVHWEPEGGRYRHESRAVFGSKLALPEPFGFDLDTSELA
- a CDS encoding Gfo/Idh/MocA family oxidoreductase, producing the protein MAAAPLTPLRVGLVGYGLAGSVFHAPLIAATPGMVLDTVVTSNEERQRQARAEFPDVRLAASADELWPRAGELDLIVIASPNKTHVPLARAALEAGLPVVVDKPVAGTAAEARSLAALAEERGLLLSVFQNRRWDNDFLTLRALLGTGELGEVQRFESRFERWRPRLKGGWRESGTPEEIGGLLYDLGSHVVDQALELFGPAVRVYAECDVRREGAEADDDTFIALTHANGVRSHLYMSATAAQLGPRFRVLGSRSGFVKYGLDPQEGALREGARPVAGQEWGAEPEAMWGRVGAGQSPLTGGGRPVPTVPGDYPAYYAEIATALRDGTPPPVTAEEAARALDVLEAARRSAREGVTVTLG
- a CDS encoding ROK family transcriptional regulator; amino-acid sequence: MNLTALRSHNTALVLDLLRTAGEGGISRLELAERTGLTPQAVSKITARLRAEGLAADAGRRASTGGKPRTLLRLVPGAAHAVGLHLDRDELTAVLVDLAGVTVAARTTPLDLGAGADAVVDVAVGAVRAVAGAVRGVGGGVAGAVRGVEGGVAGAVRGVGGGVADVGAVSVHGASDPPAALLARTVLGVGVAMPGPLDHATGVPHRVTGFPQWDGYPLRDALAARLGGGLPVALDKDTNAAALGLALKGAAGDSFVYVHLGTGLGAGLVLGGALHRGARTGAGEFGHQTIQLDGPVCGCGGRGCLEALCLAAVARGDLDEAARVLGVGAANAAGLLDIDRVLLGGRVVAAAPGRFVRGVAAVLAERAARAGDAPVPVALATTSPHPVAEGAAHLVLGPLFGL